Below is a window of Cygnus atratus isolate AKBS03 ecotype Queensland, Australia chromosome 3, CAtr_DNAZoo_HiC_assembly, whole genome shotgun sequence DNA.
gcATATTTCTACAGGTagaatttgattatttttgctaGTCTAAAATATGATAGGGTGATACAAAAGTCTATGAAACGAATGAAATATGTTTATGTACAGGAGAGTCGTCTAGACGTCTTTCTGTAACAACAAATCTTGGGGGGTATATGGAGgccattaaaaaaattgtacatatgTTTTACTGTAATATATGAACTATTTCTCGATCACCTTTCAGAGACCCCGTGGAAGTTTTCCAAAGAaaccttccttctctccccctccaCCTCACAGCCCatacattaaaaacacagtGTTCTAAAAATAGTTTCCTCTCCCGGTCAGGCCCTTTGGTTTTATCCCTAGTTTCTATAGAGGCTTTCTTAATGGGAATGCAGTAGTACAATTTGATGCTGAAGGTTATGTTCTGTCCTGTTATTTCATTTGACTTTCCCAATTTACTTTCATAcataagtgaaaaaaagaatttgaagggGAGGAGACAGATCAAGTCTGTCACTTAGCATGTTTAACAGTTGTGGGTTTTgtaggtttttattattatttttactgcaaagCTAACACTGTCTGGAAACAGTTAGATGggctttttattgcttttaccTGCTAAATTCACAAGACTTGTCTGCATTACTTAAGAGAGAAGATTAGTATCCctattaattcatttattctACCCCTACaatcttaaataattttaaaattctaacaGTTTGGAAAGGTCCTATTGTTGCTTATTGCACGAAAGCCCTAACTGACATTATCATGTTTGCCTTGCAGCAAGTGACAATTCACACTCCATAAAGCATtgtatgcattttaaagctgtgtttgcCGATGGCCGTAGGATGTCAGTGGTGGCAAGGAGAGTACAGACAACTGGATCTCTAGTCTTAAcaggcacagaaaagaaaaaaaagacttctacCACTTGGAATTCAAGtacatttttccccccccttttctatttctgaacAAAACCCAGAGCTCAGAGATGGTTGTTCTTCCTGAATTGCTGCTGTGGTCTCTTCCCATTGTCCTGATGAGTGTTCAGAGTACATGCAGCTTGCTCAGGTCTTTTGAGAACAAGAAAACTTAATCCTGTTTCCACAGCAGTCACTGTGCAGGCATACATTACACAAATggcatgttttattaaaatatcattttgtgCAGCAAAGATGGCACCAGCAATTTTaggtgcttttgtttttcccttttaatgACACTAGCAGCATCTGTGGTTATTAAAACTAGAGCTTTCTAAGTGAAGGTAAGGAAAGCAGACTACGTTTTCCTCCCCCAGGTGTTATTTCTGTGTAATTCCACTCAGCTATGTTGAAGTCACAACTCATCCAGTACTCTATTTTACACAGtcctcacttaaaaaaaaaaaaaaaaaaaaaagcaaggcagcaAGGGCAATTTTAGTCTTCATCCCACACCTAAATTCAGTGTCCTTTTAATTATATTGATTTGAAGATGAGACGTAATGCTTGATTTTGCTAGGGTTCAAGGGCTGCGGACCCAACCTAACAAGTGACTTCAGCAGAGCACGTACATACCCAAGAGCTTTGTAGCCAGAGCACCAAACACCTTCCAGGATTTAGCAGGTAGTCTATGGCAGAAACAAAAGTAtccttatgttttcttttctctggtgGAGGTTTTGGATATTAAAGAACCATGTCCATATCTTAATTCAGAAATGAATACACTTTAACAAACATTGGTAGCATCTCTATCTTCTCTTTTTAGATTGGTAGTACATAGGAAAACACTATAGAGTTTACTTATCACTGGCTTCCAGTGGTGTCCTTCATTGCAAAAACTATGTATGTCTGTAATCAATGGGTAATAGCTAAAGCAAATATTAGCTCTTCAAACAGCAGCTCATTGGAGGCAGCTGTGGTTATCTCAGTTGCTTATGTCAGTCATCAGAGCAAagctcttctgtttgcttcttttttagTTGTTCCCTGCAGTTGAAGGGACAATAGGTTTCATCCAGTCACACTAGCAGGATAACTGACTTATTTGGGCATCTAACTCCTAGCTTATTACTTTAAGACTCTTTGAAGACTGTCTTTGATGGTTAATCTTACTTGCTCTGACACCTGGTAGAAGGGCATGTCTATCACTATTACCCAATGATGGAGCTTCACCAGCTCATGAGACTTCTCTCTGGGTTCAACAGGGCAGTTTGAATAGGTTTATAAAGATGTTCTTCACCTGCAACTGACCTTCTTCTGCGGTAACTTTTTGGCTGGATCTGCAATTGAGCCTGTTAGACAGCACACAGTCTAATGTCAATATGAGCTGGAAGGATCAACACTTACACCTCAGCCACTACATTACAAACTAAAGAAAGTTGGCCGTCAGACAGAACTGCTCCAGCCAAGAATCTGTAGTGCTTTTCTCTTCACGCACCAAATATCACACAAGACAGGAAGACAAACAGAGGAGCCAACGAAGCAAAATATTAACTGAGCTCTTGGGCTGTCAAAAAGTGCTAGAACACAGCAAGACTTCCCCTTGCTACCCCCACCCTGGGGTTCCCACAGCTGTCCAACATtgccctgccctgtgcctgccAAACAGGTGTCTTTGCCTCCCTGAGGGCTCATAACAAATGGCTATTTGCATTTGATTTGTGGAATGGAAACTGTTTCCATGAAAAGTGAACTTGATCCAAGCAACAGATTCTGGGATCCCAAAGCCTGCCTGTTTTCATAACCCATGCTCTGACACAGCCTGCCCCTTTCTACCGAGTTGGGCAGGTCAATGATTTCTTTGTGCCTGCACCCTCCCAACCTGCCTTGTTTTATGAGCTGGTAAATAACACCTTCAGTGATGCAGGTACCCATTAACAGGCAATACAGCAGACTTTAGGTTTAGAGACTTGAGCCCAAATCTCCTCAGAACTTTAAATTCAAGAGAACCACTGCAAAAAGCTCATACATACACATTCTTTCCTTATGCATAATTTAAATACTGTCAACACTTCTTCCTTCAGTCTAGCAATTCCTACATTAATCATCCTGCAAATCAGTTCAGTACTGAACAAAACAATTGCATCATAATGTAACAATTTGACCATCCTAAGCTGAGGCTGCCTAAGGTTGATTAACTGCATGCtgcaacagatttttaaatgacttgGTGTTTTAAGCTCATTATGCATTCTCAGAACATTTACAGCTTCCCTGATACATTCCTCAGATGTGAGGAAGCCAGGAAGGCTAGCTTCAGACGGAGCCTCCTGTCAGGAGGTCCTATAACTTATATTTAGGGAGTTTTAGACATTGTCATACCTCTTCACTGTAAGGTACAACACAGATACCCACCCTTGAGAGAAGACTTACTGAAGCCCTCCTGCAGAAGGGACATGCAGGTGCTTGTAGGGGAAGGATGTGAGCATCTTTCCTAGAGAGGCTGGACTAGACAGATCTTGAACACTCAAGTTACAGTTCAAGTCATATCATTTGCGTTTATGTTATGCTGGCTAGTAGTCAGTATTGCTTATTTGAACAAATTGTTGTCTATCATAGGCattcacagcattttctgtaaCAGCTGACAGGAGTTTATTCAGGTGCTAAAACTACACTGCACTGAATCCTGTTCTAACACTACTGCAGTCTTGCAGCTCAGGTACCTAGCTTAACAAGTTGTTTATAGGTAAAGTCACTCACGATGGAGCAGACCCAGAACTTTGTTATCTCATTCAGAAGTTAAGGAGTGGCTATGCAAGCAATGCTTCATTTAAGAGACATTAGGCTCAGATTCCCAGAATTGTTCTAGGACCTTCACCAAGATAGTCTTTCCCCAGATTAAAACTAATGTTCAACCCAATACTTAAAAGCTTCTTTATTTTACTCTTAGATTTAGACTTTAAGGACACCTTAAAAAGCAGTTACATCAAAGATTggtattgcaaaaaaaaaaagtggaagtgcagttccaaaaaaaacccataGTGTCTTCAGGTATAAAAATAGATATCTAAGTTATTATCCAGGAAAAGTGTACCACCATTTCTGCCTTGAGCTGGTCCTGCCAGCTTCTGGGTCATGACTCCCCAGTACAGAGCTCATGAACTCATATTGGAAGGAGCATCTCCGAGCTTCACGTCACAGGCATGACTCACAGCACAACTGTGTCACTGCAGCACGCAGACCCCAGCCTTAGGTTTTCTGAAGACATTCCATAGTTTTCCCTTGAGTGAGTAAGAAGCATCCAAACATCTCCTGGGAAGCATATGTCATGTACACAAAGCCATCTTCATCTTTGTAGTCCCTGTACACTTCTGCCATTGTCAAGGACATACTGGCTAGGCTCTTGTTGTTCACCAGCAGGTAGAAAGCTTGTGTAGCTGTTAGAGCCATCCTGCTTCTAATtgaagaggggaggggaaaggtaATAAGAGGATTAAGCATTAGCAAATTTAAGAAGGCATCAACATTAGTCCATGAAATACACAAAGGAGAACAGTAGCTTATTAGGGAACTATGTAAAAGAAACGTGTAAAGTCATTATGCGGTTTAACGTCTTCATCAGCAGGAAGCTAACCGTGTGCTTGAAAGCCAGGAGGCTTGTGTTCCAAGAAAAGGCTTAAATTTCTAGACCACAAGGGCTACTGAGTCTGAGCTTTGAGTTCTCAGTTGCTGGGGAGAAGTGCTAAGCAGAAACCAAAAGCTCCTGCTGTACAGCTACAGTAAGTGATTACAGAATAGTCAGTTAGTAAGTAAGCCTACCTTCAAAAGAAGAGTTCTCAGAGACATAACATACACATCAGCTGTGCAAGACACAAAAGCATCTCCTACAGGAATGAATAGCCAGGAAGATCTCCTCAATGCACTTCTAGGAGTCTGAAAGCCTTGCTATTTCCCAATGCTTTGGCAGAGAATGCACTAAGTACTTTGGGAGACTTCTCTGCTACAGCGCTTTTGTAAGGAATAACTTAGAAGCATGCTTCTCACAGCTCACACCTAGGAGTTGCTATAAACTTGAGCAAGACACAGCAAGAGCTAGGAGAACAGAGCCGCAGCACCAGCTTCAgcaagcaggaggaaagcagagccGGAGTTTAGAGCAGTCCTTGCACACTGCCCTTagcagggaagagaggaggCTTCACAGGTCCAGAAAGCAGGAGGCACCTCCTTTCCCCAAAGCACCCGAGCAAACGCCTCTCCCCGCGGGGGAAGGGGGCCGCGGCCAGAGCCCACCCCGGTCCCACTGCCCACCTGATGATGGTTATGAACTGGGTCATGGTCAGCTCCTCGGGAACAAGAAACTTGGTTTTGTCCAGGAGAGGaaggtatttttccttctggtatCTCTCAACAATCACCTGTTTTAATCAGAGCCGCTTAGAAGCCATAAAGGCATCCCGTCCCCCACTCCCgaacttcaaagaaaaaggcGCCGGGAGCCTCCCCCGAGCACGGCGACAAAAGCAGAGCCTTACCGGGATTTTCGTCGGGAACTTGGCCCTGATGCCGGCTACTTCTTCCAGCCTGGTGGCTGCGCGGGAGAGAGGACAAGCGTTACCCGTGCGCGCAGCCCGCCGCCCCTGCTGCGctccgcggccccgccgcccctaCCGAAACTCTTCCTCAGCTTGAAGGGCCGCGCCGCCTGCGCTCCGGGGGCCGCCTGCATCCTGCctccgctgctgctgctgctcctcctggtgCTACCACTGCCCCCCTAAGCCTCTTATGGGGCCGCGGGTCCGGGCCCGGCCCCGACCCCTGGCGGGCTGCCGGGGGCCCCGCCCCGAGGGGCGGCCTCCGCGCCGAGGCCGGCTGCGGGCAGCCTGCCCGCCGGCCTCGCAGCTCCTGTGCCGCCTGGGGGTctttggggacccccccagaGCGGGCAAAGGGTGCAGCCCGTCTGCGTCCAGCCCGCCTGCAGCCCTCTTCCCTTTTCAGACGGCTGGGGCCATGCTAGGTCGGCTATATCCTATTCATGCTATATCCTCAGGCTACCACTCAGGTGTCAAGGCACTGACACTggcagaggttgcccagagaagctgtggatgccccatccctggaagtgctcaaggccaggctggatgaggccctgggcaacctggtctggtgggaggtgtccctgcccatggtggggggTGGAATCAGGtgatctgtaaggtcccttccaacccaaaccattctgagaTACCACACTGTTTATTTACTGAACAACCTGGGTGGTGACTTTTAACCCTGTTTCATCTCTAAGGCCTGATTGTGATTTCAGTGGTTTCCAAGCAGACTTCAGGTCCGTCTGTCTGCTGAATATGATGAGACAGATTCCCAGCCCTCAGGGTTGCCTGTTTACTTGCTTTTACTTCAGCTGTCAAAGTGGCTTCACAGCCAGGCATGGCTCAGCAAGGAGTGAGGCTAACTGGAGGCTGGTTGTTGTCCATGTAAGTCATCTCAGTGGATGGCTGGAATTGATCCCTATTACTCAGCTTGCTTTGTTTAAACCTCTAAAATACagtagttttcattttattcaatCTACCAGACCAAAGATGACTGGAAGCTGCTAGTTTTTGAGTGAAGGTTTATGAGTGATGGACTTGGCTGCTGTCTTCAAGACAAAATCAATATCACTTGTGCTTTTATTGTCAGTCTTGCAATATGTGTAGCaaggctatttttttcccctaaacttTTCCAATCAAAGGAGAATGagctctcatttaaaaataaaattaagtttgtAACCTCATAGTCTCCATTAAAAGTGCTGTGTAGCACTGAATATGCCCTGAAGACTCAGCAACTGGAAGATCATTTTGAAAAGGCACATCTTTATCAAAGCCTGTGCGCACTGGGTACATGTAGGCCGTGACTTTCAGCCAGCCCTCGCAGAGCTCCGTGTCCAGTGCCTCAAGTCAGGAGTGGAAGTCGGCTGGAAGTGGAGGGCTTCAGTCACAGCACAAGCTCCCCCGTGTGGCACCACGAGCGGAGTTGTATGGAGAGGGCGAGATCTTTTGCTGTGAGGAGTCCCTGAGTGAGAGCTCCAAACCTGCAGAGGACCTGAGCCAAGGCTGGAGTGGTGTAGACGCCGCTCCTCAAGGAGCTCCTCCTGACGGGCAggcctctgcagcactgcaggtgaGCTCTGGGGGCGGCCGGCAGAGCTGGGTCTCAAATTGGCGCCCTGCTCCCTGTGCCACCTCTCACCGCGTGTGGGGGAAGCACAAGGGCCTGGTTCCACACAGGCATCAGCGGCCTTGCCTCCAGAGGGGCAATTTCCTTCCTTAAATGTGagctcccacagcagctgcttgtgGGGGAACTGAGCACCTCATGAGAAGGGGGGGCCAAAGAAGAGAATTTCCAGTGAAATTCACAGTTAGGGCTCCAACTTCTATGGCAGCTAAGAGCAAGCACGGACTCAGGCCTAGTTTGCATGTGCCCTAAGTTGCATTG
It encodes the following:
- the MAP1LC3C gene encoding microtubule-associated proteins 1A/1B light chain 3C, with the translated sequence MQAAPGAQAARPFKLRKSFATRLEEVAGIRAKFPTKIPVIVERYQKEKYLPLLDKTKFLVPEELTMTQFITIIRSRMALTATQAFYLLVNNKSLASMSLTMAEVYRDYKDEDGFVYMTYASQEMFGCFLLTQGKTMECLQKT